The genomic stretch AGAAGTAGGCATCGTctgaataaaaatagtttatataCATGATCCTAAAGTAAAGGTCACAAAAAGCAAGTGATCTGCCTTTTATACTGCTCCTAAATTGTacttaaaggttttttttgaCATGACAGAAGCCACCCAAATAACCATCTGCTTCTGTGCTGAAAAGGCTCAAGTTTATTAAATTGGAGAGCCACTGAACATGAATCTGGGGACATGTAAGACATTGACAGTTTCAACATGCTATATAGCAGCCTTTTTCGGTGTTTtgatcacaaaaaaagaaaaaagtaacaaaggTTAAGATATATCTGAATTTTAATCTGGTGTTGAAGCATCAGTGTTCACTGAAATAATTCATGTAATGACTCTTCCAAAAACAGCTTTGGCTTGGACTTGGCCTGCCtgtaatattttttgttgttgttttgcaaggtttgtttttgttttataattaataacaAACCCTCAtctgttttttgtatttaatttttttctgtatacttaGCCTTGAGAGAAAAAGGCTCTCATTTAAGGACCATACTgtgatttttgtgtatataacTAATATATTGGCAGTGATTATTTGACAGATTCTTTTGATTGTCCATtgtaaaatttaataagaaagtaaaaacaagccTTATGTTTTATACCTGCTATGTAGGCAGGTTTGGGACCagaaacttttttaatttatttattttgagagggagcagcacaagcaggggaggggccgagagaacgggagagagtgaatcccaagcaggcttcgcactatcagcacagagccctatgcagggctctatcccatgaaccatgagatcatgacatgagccaaaaccaagagtgggacgcttaaccgactgagccaccctggcacccctggaCCAGAAACTTGATGTGCATTTAATCTTTGACAACCAAgctgttaaagaaattgaatcaaaacAATTTCTTGTTAATTTTGAACCCAAAATTATTGTGTATCTGCTAGATTTATTAGTGTCCAAGTGGAAaggtgtttgtttgcttatttgtttgaaattaaaGAGTAGTGGTCCAGTCATTAGATAGCTTTCATTCAAACTGAATCAGAAAGTTCATGAATCTTGAGCAGGTTATAGTTATCACAGCTTATAGACATATAATAAATGCTaagtttttgcatattttttactttaagatAAATTCTGTATGGTCTTAATTTTCGTTATCAGTTTAGCATGTTTGCCTAGAATAGTTTACAGAGAAGCTTACTAtgtatactaaaaaataataaatgaatctgTGTAGTCTCTACTGAATTGGCATTATTAATATTATGTGATACTATAATTCATTTGACTGGTATTAATATTTGTCTTGAGTGGTCAATAGCCTAGTGGTCAATGTCACTATTTGGGGGTAGAAAAGTATAATTCACCATAACCACACCATTTTGGAAATGAGTCATTTCACTGTGATCCTaaatttaaggggaaaatgaggtaaaaatatATGACCCAGGGTAGTTTTAATAATATGTTAATAGTAATGATTGCTAGGAGAATATGAGTGTAGGTCGaggaattcttttcatttaactttgaaataattttaaacttaaactACAAAATAGTAGTTTCTATACACCCTTTACCTGGTTTCTCTAACGTTAACatcttataaaataatacatgattaTCAAAACCAAGTAATTAACATTGGTACAGTAGTAACTAAATGACAAGTTTTATTTGATTTCCTCaatttttctgttctaggatccTATGTTCCATTTGGTTGATGTGCCCCTTAAATCCCTTCCAAACTATGACAGTTtttctatctttccatttttttatgaccttgacattttgaaaaataatggccagttattttatagaatgttccTCAATTGGACTTTgatgttttctcattattaaattgaaactttgtatttttggcaagaataccacaTAACTGGGAAATGGGTTTTGCCTTACTCAGTGCACCTTATCAAGGAGTCCTTCATATATCAAGGGGTATATCTTACTGGTGATAATGATAACCATGGTCATCACTTGGTGGTATCTGCTGGGTTCCTCCATTGTAAAGTTACCGttcttctctttgtaattaaATATCTTGAGGAAGGTATGTTAGGATTATACAAATACCTCCTTTTCCTTTAAACTTCTGCCCATTAGTTTTAAAGAATCTATCGATGGATCTTGCCTGCAATAATTATTACTATGATGTTTGCCTAATGAAGATTTTCTATTTGGggggaatttttttaatgctactaAATTTTCCAGAGATTCTGAGTaagcatgggggcagggggaatgatatttatttattcattcattcgttcatctGTGATTCATCTTTGAAAATAGTTCAGATCTGTGTCTAGTTCTTTATTTGCTGAAGGTTGAATAGGAGGGTAATAGTGAAGTAGATGAACTCTTGAGGCCCGCTTTTTAATATTGCCCACTTGAGAGAAATATAAATCCTAAAGACACCttctaagttttaaatttaaattttatttttagagctaACACATGAGTTTCTACAAATATTGGAGAAAACACCTAGTAGGTTGAAGAGGATTCGAAACTGGAGGGTAAGAGAATGGCAGGGTTTAATAGAATATCAGTTTGTCACTTATCTAACAAGTACATAGCTAACCAGTTTGAATTTTTTGgttaaatattcttatttccGGTATTCCTAACTAATTACAGTGTATCATAAACTGCATACACTCATAGTTTATTCAACTGCTGTGTCCAGTGGACTTTGCTAATAAGTACTTTATaaatttcttgtttaattctcACAGTGATTATAATGGAAATATTCTCCTTATTTGACAAATGGGCAAATTAAAGCCTAGACACGTTAAATTACTTTCTCAAATGCTGGGCTAGGATTTAACCTGTATCTAACTCTGAAACCAGCGGTTACCACTTTATCTAGCCCCCTTTTGTGCCTCTAAATAAGGTAGTTACTTACCGGCAACATAAAGCCTTGAACCCCAGGTGgttttgtttgcatatatttaataGAGATTTTTATAAGGCAGAGAAAATTGTATTAAATCCCTTTGCTGTCAtcacttcttttgtgttttatttaaataggCCAATCAGGCGGCTAAGAAACCAAAAGTAGATGGACAAGTTTCAGAAACGCCACTTCTTGGTTCATCTTTGGTCCAGAATTCCATTTTAGTAGATAGTGTTACTGGTGTGCCTACAAACCCAAGTTTTCAGAAACCATCTACATCAGCATTCCCTGCACCAGTCCCTCTAAATTCAGGAAACATTTCTGTTCAAGACAGCCACACATCTGATAATCTGTCCATGCTAGCAGCAGGAATGCCAAGTACCTCATACAGTTTGTCATCACACCAAGAATGGCCTCAGCATCCAGAATCAGCAAGGACAGAACAGATGTATTCACAGAAACAAGAGACCTCTTTGTCTGGTGGCCAGTACAACATCAACTTCCAGCAGGGACCTTCTGTATCACTGCATTCGGGATCACATCACAGACCTGACAGAATTTCCGATCACTCATCCATTAAGCAAGAATATACTCAGAAAGCAGGGAGCAGTAAACACCATGGACCAATTTCTGCTACTCCTGGAGTCATTCCTCAGAAAATGTCTTtagataaatacagagaaaagcgTAAGCTAGAAACCCTTGATCTGGATGTAAGAGATCATTATCTAGCCACCCAGGTAGAACAGCAGCACAAACACGTGCAGTCACAGTCAGCCAGCAGCAGTTCTGTCACTTCTCCCATTAAGATGAAAATTCCCATCACAAACCCCGAAAAACCTGAAAAATACACAGTGGATAAGAAGGAAAAGAGTGGATCGCTGAAATTACGGATTCCGATACCACCCGCTGATAAGAGTGCCAGTAAGGaagaactgaaaatgaaaataaaagttgctTCCTCAGAAAGACATAGCTCTTCTGACGAGGGCAGCGGGAAGAGCAAGCATTCCAGCCCACATGTTAGCAGAGACCATAAGGAGAAGCACAAGGACCATGCCGTGAACCGCCACCACCCCAGCGGGCACAAGCATTCCCACTCCCACAGTGGCAGCAGCAGCGGTGGCAGTAAACACAGTGCCGATGGAATCCCACCCACTGTTCTGAGGAGTCCTGTTGGCCTGAGCAGTGATGGCATTTCCTCTAGTTCCAGCTCTTCGAGG from Panthera leo isolate Ple1 chromosome C1, P.leo_Ple1_pat1.1, whole genome shotgun sequence encodes the following:
- the CCNT2 gene encoding cyclin-T2 isoform X2, whose product is MASGRGASSRWFFTREQLENTPSRRCGMEADKELSYRQQAANLIQDMGQRLNVSQLTINTAIVYMHRFYMHHSFTKFSRNIISPTALFLAAKVEEQARKLEHVIKVAHACLHPLEPLLDTKCDAYLQQTQELVLLETIMLQTLGFEITIEHPHTDVVKCTQLVRASKDLAQTSYFMATNSLHLTTFCLQYKPTVIACVCIHLACKWSNWEIPVSTDGKHWWEYVDPTVTLELLDELTHEFLQILEKTPSRLKRIRNWRANQAAKKPKVDGQVSETPLLGSSLVQNSILVDSVTGVPTNPSFQKPSTSAFPAPVPLNSGNISVQDSHTSDNLSMLAAGMPSTSYSLSSHQEWPQHPESARTEQMYSQKQETSLSGGQYNINFQQGPSVSLHSGSHHRPDRISDHSSIKQEYTQKAGSSKHHGPISATPGVIPQKMSLDKYREKRKLETLDLDVRDHYLATQVEQQHKHVQSQSASSSSVTSPIKMKIPITNPEKPEKYTVDKKEKSGSLKLRIPIPPADKSASKEELKMKIKVASSERHSSSDEGSGKSKHSSPHVSRDHKEKHKDHAVNRHHPSGHKHSHSHSGSSSGGSKHSADGIPPTVLRSPVGLSSDGISSSSSSSRKKLHVNDASHNHHSKMSKSSKSSGSSSSSSSSVKQYISSHNSVFNHPLPPPPPVTYQVGYGHLSTLVKLDKKPVETNGPDGNHEYSTNSQHMDYKDTFDMLDSLLSAQGMNM
- the CCNT2 gene encoding cyclin-T2 isoform X4, yielding MASGRGASSRWFFTREQLENTPSRRCGMEADKELSYRQQAANLIQDMGQRLNVSQLTINTAIVYMHRFYMHHSFTKFSRNIISPTALFLAAKVEEQARKLEHVIKVAHACLHPLEPLLDTKCDAYLQQTQELVLLETIMLQTLGFEITIEHPHTDVVKCTQLVRASKDLAQTSYFMATNSLHLTTFCLQYKPTVIACVCIHLACKWSNWEIPVSTDGKHWWEYVDPTVTLELLDELTHEFLQILEKTPSRLKRIRNWRANQAAKKPKVDGQVSETPLLGSSLVQNSILVDSVTGVPTNPSFQKPSTSAFPAPVPLNSGNISVQDSHTSDNLSMLAAGMPSTSYSLSSHQEWPQHPESARTEQMYSQKQETSLSGGQYNINFQQGPSVSLHSGSHHRPDRISDHSSIKQEYTQKAGSSKHHGPISATPGVIPQKMSLDKYREKRKLETLDLDVRDHYLATQVEQQHKHVQSQSASSSSVTSPIKMKIPITNPEKPEKYTVDKKEKSGSLKLRIPIPPADKSASKEELKMKIKVASSERHSSSDEGSGKSKHSSPHVSRDHKEKHKDHAVNRHHPSGHKHSHSHSGSSSGGSKHSADGIPPTVLRSPVGLSSDGISSSSSSSRKKLHVNDASHNHHSKMSKSSKSSGGLRTSQHPRETGQEASGDQRS
- the CCNT2 gene encoding cyclin-T2 isoform X5, which codes for MICMIISPTALFLAAKVEEQARKLEHVIKVAHACLHPLEPLLDTKCDAYLQQTQELVLLETIMLQTLGFEITIEHPHTDVVKCTQLVRASKDLAQTSYFMATNSLHLTTFCLQYKPTVIACVCIHLACKWSNWEIPVSTDGKHWWEYVDPTVTLELLDELTHEFLQILEKTPSRLKRIRNWRANQAAKKPKVDGQVSETPLLGSSLVQNSILVDSVTGVPTNPSFQKPSTSAFPAPVPLNSGNISVQDSHTSDNLSMLAAGMPSTSYSLSSHQEWPQHPESARTEQMYSQKQETSLSGGQYNINFQQGPSVSLHSGSHHRPDRISDHSSIKQEYTQKAGSSKHHGPISATPGVIPQKMSLDKYREKRKLETLDLDVRDHYLATQVEQQHKHVQSQSASSSSVTSPIKMKIPITNPEKPEKYTVDKKEKSGSLKLRIPIPPADKSASKEELKMKIKVASSERHSSSDEGSGKSKHSSPHVSRDHKEKHKDHAVNRHHPSGHKHSHSHSGSSSGGSKHSADGIPPTVLRSPVGLSSDGISSSSSSSRKKLHVNDASHNHHSKMSKSSKSSGSSSSSSSSVKQYISSHNSVFNHPLPPPPPVTYQVGYGHLSTLVKLDKKPVETNGPDGNHEYSTNSQHMDYKDTFDMLDSLLSAQGMNM
- the CCNT2 gene encoding cyclin-T2 isoform X6, encoding MLQTLGFEITIEHPHTDVVKCTQLVRASKDLAQTSYFMATNSLHLTTFCLQYKPTVIACVCIHLACKWSNWEIPVSTDGKHWWEYVDPTVTLELLDELTHEFLQILEKTPSRLKRIRNWRANQAAKKPKVDGQVSETPLLGSSLVQNSILVDSVTGVPTNPSFQKPSTSAFPAPVPLNSGNISVQDSHTSDNLSMLAAGMPSTSYSLSSHQEWPQHPESARTEQMYSQKQETSLSGGQYNINFQQGPSVSLHSGSHHRPDRISDHSSIKQEYTQKAGSSKHHGPISATPGVIPQKMSLDKYREKRKLETLDLDVRDHYLATQVEQQHKHVQSQSASSSSVTSPIKMKIPITNPEKPEKYTVDKKEKSGSLKLRIPIPPADKSASKEELKMKIKVASSERHSSSDEGSGKSKHSSPHVSRDHKEKHKDHAVNRHHPSGHKHSHSHSGSSSGGSKHSADGIPPTVLRSPVGLSSDGISSSSSSSRKKLHVNDASHNHHSKMSKSSKSSGSSSSSSSSVKQYISSHNSVFNHPLPPPPPVTYQVGYGHLSTLVKLDKKPVETNGPDGNHEYSTNSQHMDYKDTFDMLDSLLSAQGMNM
- the CCNT2 gene encoding cyclin-T2 isoform X7, whose product is MLLKIFSSIENDGALVIFVSTSKDLAQTSYFMATNSLHLTTFCLQYKPTVIACVCIHLACKWSNWEIPVSTDGKHWWEYVDPTVTLELLDELTHEFLQILEKTPSRLKRIRNWRANQAAKKPKVDGQVSETPLLGSSLVQNSILVDSVTGVPTNPSFQKPSTSAFPAPVPLNSGNISVQDSHTSDNLSMLAAGMPSTSYSLSSHQEWPQHPESARTEQMYSQKQETSLSGGQYNINFQQGPSVSLHSGSHHRPDRISDHSSIKQEYTQKAGSSKHHGPISATPGVIPQKMSLDKYREKRKLETLDLDVRDHYLATQVEQQHKHVQSQSASSSSVTSPIKMKIPITNPEKPEKYTVDKKEKSGSLKLRIPIPPADKSASKEELKMKIKVASSERHSSSDEGSGKSKHSSPHVSRDHKEKHKDHAVNRHHPSGHKHSHSHSGSSSGGSKHSADGIPPTVLRSPVGLSSDGISSSSSSSRKKLHVNDASHNHHSKMSKSSKSSGSSSSSSSSVKQYISSHNSVFNHPLPPPPPVTYQVGYGHLSTLVKLDKKPVETNGPDGNHEYSTNSQHMDYKDTFDMLDSLLSAQGMNM
- the CCNT2 gene encoding cyclin-T2 isoform X3, giving the protein MASGRGASSRWFFTREQLENTPSRRCGMEADKELSYRQQAANLIQDMGQRLNVSQLTINTAIVYMHRFYMHHSFTKFSRNGEGGGLKLNIISPTALFLAAKVEEQARKLEHVIKVAHACLHPLEPLLDTKCDAYLQQTQELVLLETIMLQTLGFEITIEHPHTDVVKCTQLVRASKDLAQTSYFMATNSLHLTTFCLQYKPTVIACVCIHLACKWSNWEIPVSTDGKHWWEYVDPTVTLELLDELTHEFLQILEKTPSRLKRIRNWRANQAAKKPKVDGQVSETPLLGSSLVQNSILVDSVTGVPTNPSFQKPSTSAFPAPVPLNSGNISVQDSHTSDNLSMLAAGMPSTSYSLSSHQEWPQHPESARTEQMYSQKQETSLSGGQYNINFQQGPSVSLHSGSHHRPDRISDHSSIKQEYTQKAGSSKHHGPISATPGVIPQKMSLDKYREKRKLETLDLDVRDHYLATQVEQQHKHVQSQSASSSSVTSPIKMKIPITNPEKPEKYTVDKKEKSGSLKLRIPIPPADKSASKEELKMKIKVASSERHSSSDEGSGKSKHSSPHVSRDHKEKHKDHAVNRHHPSGHKHSHSHSGSSSGGSKHSADGIPPTVLRSPVGLSSDGISSSSSSSRKKLHVNDASHNHHSKMSKSSKSSGGLRTSQHPRETGQEASGDQRS
- the CCNT2 gene encoding cyclin-T2 isoform X1, coding for MASGRGASSRWFFTREQLENTPSRRCGMEADKELSYRQQAANLIQDMGQRLNVSQLTINTAIVYMHRFYMHHSFTKFSRNGEGGGLKLNIISPTALFLAAKVEEQARKLEHVIKVAHACLHPLEPLLDTKCDAYLQQTQELVLLETIMLQTLGFEITIEHPHTDVVKCTQLVRASKDLAQTSYFMATNSLHLTTFCLQYKPTVIACVCIHLACKWSNWEIPVSTDGKHWWEYVDPTVTLELLDELTHEFLQILEKTPSRLKRIRNWRANQAAKKPKVDGQVSETPLLGSSLVQNSILVDSVTGVPTNPSFQKPSTSAFPAPVPLNSGNISVQDSHTSDNLSMLAAGMPSTSYSLSSHQEWPQHPESARTEQMYSQKQETSLSGGQYNINFQQGPSVSLHSGSHHRPDRISDHSSIKQEYTQKAGSSKHHGPISATPGVIPQKMSLDKYREKRKLETLDLDVRDHYLATQVEQQHKHVQSQSASSSSVTSPIKMKIPITNPEKPEKYTVDKKEKSGSLKLRIPIPPADKSASKEELKMKIKVASSERHSSSDEGSGKSKHSSPHVSRDHKEKHKDHAVNRHHPSGHKHSHSHSGSSSGGSKHSADGIPPTVLRSPVGLSSDGISSSSSSSRKKLHVNDASHNHHSKMSKSSKSSGSSSSSSSSVKQYISSHNSVFNHPLPPPPPVTYQVGYGHLSTLVKLDKKPVETNGPDGNHEYSTNSQHMDYKDTFDMLDSLLSAQGMNM